Proteins encoded in a region of the Candidatus Zixiibacteriota bacterium genome:
- a CDS encoding Do family serine endopeptidase, whose translation MGRSLLAVAAVAIVCAGALVPVSALAQAPAGGWVNSQGHSPFVSVVAKVKDAVVNISAEKLVERNRNLQPFWGDWFGPQDTPRRQKSLGSGFVFRPDGYIVTNNHVINGADEITVRLSDKMELPATVVGTDEATDLALLKINAEHSLPYIPLGSSDSILVGDWVVAIGNPFPAQGLDRTVTVGVVSALGRNSLFFGDETPVYQDYIQTDASINPGNSGGPLVNLKGEVIGINSAIASPTGSNVGIGFAIPVNFVKSIIPDLLASGTVSRGWLGIQPRSLSWDDVEAEGLSSADGVIVDRVIAGTPAEQAGLRVGDVILSVDGAKVNDAQHFMQKIWQARAGATISLGLLRRGHERTVDVTLGDRNIQFAASQQNPDGGSSALEPMWLGMNVSTATAELADQYGSEYHPGVIVTGIDPDGPAYEKGIRVGMIIAEIDQAAIRDHDEFQDAIARLEGETRAVSLLVFQQNGQTGYITVRPEWRE comes from the coding sequence ATGGGTAGGAGTCTCTTGGCCGTGGCCGCGGTTGCCATCGTGTGCGCCGGGGCGCTCGTGCCGGTCAGCGCACTCGCTCAGGCCCCGGCCGGCGGATGGGTCAACTCTCAGGGGCACAGCCCGTTCGTTTCTGTCGTGGCGAAAGTGAAGGATGCGGTCGTCAACATCTCCGCCGAAAAGCTGGTCGAGCGCAATCGCAATCTCCAGCCCTTCTGGGGCGACTGGTTTGGCCCGCAGGACACGCCACGGCGCCAGAAATCGCTGGGGTCGGGGTTTGTCTTTCGACCCGACGGCTATATCGTGACCAACAACCACGTCATCAACGGCGCCGATGAAATCACCGTGCGTCTCTCCGACAAAATGGAGCTGCCCGCCACGGTCGTGGGGACCGACGAAGCAACCGATCTGGCGCTGCTGAAGATCAATGCCGAGCATTCGCTTCCCTATATCCCCCTGGGGAGCTCCGATTCGATTCTGGTCGGCGATTGGGTCGTCGCCATCGGCAATCCGTTCCCGGCACAGGGACTCGATCGCACGGTGACAGTCGGTGTAGTCTCAGCCCTCGGGCGCAACAGCTTGTTCTTCGGCGATGAAACGCCTGTGTATCAGGACTATATCCAGACCGACGCCTCGATCAACCCCGGCAATTCCGGGGGACCGCTGGTCAACCTGAAAGGCGAGGTGATCGGAATCAATTCGGCGATTGCCAGCCCAACCGGCTCCAATGTCGGCATCGGGTTTGCCATTCCGGTCAATTTCGTCAAATCCATCATTCCCGACTTGTTGGCGTCCGGGACCGTTTCACGCGGATGGTTGGGCATCCAGCCGCGCAGTCTCTCGTGGGACGATGTCGAGGCCGAGGGCCTCAGCTCAGCCGACGGGGTGATTGTCGATCGTGTGATTGCCGGTACGCCCGCGGAGCAGGCGGGATTGCGCGTTGGCGACGTCATCCTCTCCGTGGACGGCGCGAAGGTCAACGACGCTCAGCATTTCATGCAGAAAATCTGGCAGGCGCGCGCCGGTGCGACCATTTCGCTGGGTCTGCTGCGTCGCGGACACGAGCGCACAGTCGACGTGACACTCGGCGACCGCAATATCCAGTTTGCCGCGTCACAGCAAAATCCCGACGGGGGCAGCTCAGCGCTCGAACCGATGTGGCTGGGAATGAATGTCAGCACCGCGACGGCCGAGTTGGCCGATCAGTACGGCAGCGAGTATCACCCCGGAGTGATCGTCACCGGCATCGATCCGGACGGCCCCGCCTACGAGAAGGGGATCCGCGTCGGGATGATCATCGCCGAGATCGATCAGGCGGCCATACGCGACCACGATGAATTTCAGGATGCCATCGCCCGGCTCGAAGGCGAAACACGGGCGGTGTCGCTTTTGGTCTTTCAGCAGAACGGGCAGACCGGGTACATCACGGTCCGTCCCGAATGGCGGGAGTAA
- a CDS encoding glycosyltransferase family 2 protein has product MSHADSHSWRVLVCVFVYNEGEKLRQTLARFPQDRDYDVLVVDDGSTDDAASVIRDFGISYLRHDTNRGVGAAFRTGFEYANAHGYEVFVSMAGNGKMHPSDLPAVLRPIRSGECDYVQGSRYIRGGRFEHLPLFRRAAIPTVTWLINRLTGFEGTDVTCGYRAYRMAIVNDPRLDISQPWLDHYEMEYYIHYYAINLGYRITEAPVAMTYPASMKNYSKISAMTGWWSMLRPWVYLYLGIKK; this is encoded by the coding sequence ATGTCGCATGCCGACTCCCATTCCTGGCGCGTCCTGGTGTGTGTTTTCGTCTACAACGAGGGCGAGAAATTGCGGCAGACGCTGGCACGGTTTCCACAGGACCGCGACTACGATGTGCTGGTCGTCGATGACGGCTCCACCGACGACGCGGCGTCGGTCATTCGTGATTTCGGAATCTCGTACCTTCGGCACGACACCAATCGCGGGGTCGGCGCCGCATTCCGGACGGGATTCGAATACGCCAACGCCCACGGCTACGAGGTCTTCGTCTCGATGGCGGGCAACGGCAAGATGCATCCCTCCGATTTGCCGGCCGTCTTGCGTCCGATCCGCAGCGGGGAGTGCGATTACGTCCAGGGGTCGCGGTACATCAGGGGCGGGCGTTTCGAACACCTGCCGCTGTTTCGGCGCGCAGCGATCCCGACGGTGACGTGGCTGATCAATCGTCTGACCGGCTTTGAGGGGACCGATGTCACCTGCGGATACCGTGCCTATCGCATGGCGATTGTCAACGACCCACGTCTGGACATTTCGCAGCCATGGCTGGATCACTATGAGATGGAGTACTACATCCACTACTACGCAATCAACCTGGGGTATCGGATTACGGAAGCGCCGGTGGCGATGACGTATCCTGCGTCGATGAAAAACTACTCGAAGATCAGCGCGATGACCGGCTGGTGGTCGATGCTGCGCCCATGGGTGTATCTGTATCTGGGAATCAAGAAGTGA
- a CDS encoding VOC family protein produces the protein MIAISRIDHINMRVHNLNESMEFYRRNFGFEIKEDHASDSEPWVIIGVPDIAYLCLYEHPGKSKPTDGLTINHFGFALNDFDRALEMLKRNGVEILYGGAVDWPRSRSLYIKDPSGHEIELAEKVGGGLQ, from the coding sequence GTGATTGCCATCAGTCGCATCGACCACATCAACATGCGTGTACACAACCTCAACGAATCGATGGAATTCTACCGGCGTAACTTCGGCTTCGAAATCAAAGAGGATCACGCGTCCGACTCTGAGCCATGGGTCATCATCGGAGTTCCCGACATCGCTTACCTGTGCCTGTATGAGCATCCGGGCAAATCAAAACCGACCGATGGGCTGACGATCAACCACTTCGGATTTGCCCTGAATGACTTTGATCGGGCACTGGAAATGCTGAAACGCAACGGCGTGGAGATTCTCTACGGCGGGGCGGTCGACTGGCCGCGGTCACGCTCGCTGTACATCAAAGATCCCAGCGGACACGAAATCGAACTGGCGGAAAAAGTCGGGGGCGGGCTGCAGTAA
- a CDS encoding sigma-70 family RNA polymerase sigma factor, with the protein MYLKEIGETPLLTPAQEVSLAKRIKQGDQRALERLTKANLRFVVSVAKQYQNQGLSLADLINEGNIGLIKAAKRFDETRGFKFISYAVWWIRQAILQALAEQSRIVRLPLNRVGTLHKIGKIASSLEQEFGREPSSDEIAKELELSASEVSDTLKISNSHLSLDAPFSTSDDNSLIDVLEDEMQPSPDESLLRDSLRLEIEKALDTLTPREAEVINLYFGLSHEKALTLEEIGVRFNLTRERVRQIKEKAIRRLRHASRCKSLRAYLD; encoded by the coding sequence CTGTACCTCAAGGAGATCGGCGAAACACCCCTCTTGACGCCGGCCCAGGAAGTCTCGCTGGCCAAGCGCATCAAGCAGGGGGATCAGCGCGCGCTGGAACGGCTCACCAAAGCCAACCTGCGGTTCGTGGTCTCGGTTGCCAAACAATATCAGAACCAGGGCCTGTCCCTGGCCGACTTGATTAATGAGGGCAACATCGGACTGATCAAAGCCGCAAAGCGCTTCGATGAAACGCGCGGATTCAAGTTTATCTCCTATGCGGTGTGGTGGATTCGCCAGGCGATCCTGCAGGCATTGGCCGAGCAGTCGCGCATCGTGCGCCTGCCCTTGAATCGTGTCGGCACGCTGCACAAGATCGGAAAGATCGCCTCGTCGCTCGAACAGGAGTTCGGCCGCGAGCCGTCCTCCGATGAGATCGCCAAGGAGCTGGAACTGTCGGCTTCCGAGGTATCCGACACGCTGAAGATTTCCAACTCGCACCTGTCGCTGGATGCGCCGTTCTCCACGTCGGACGACAACAGTCTGATCGACGTGCTCGAGGACGAAATGCAGCCCTCGCCGGATGAATCGCTGTTGCGCGATTCGCTGCGATTGGAGATCGAAAAGGCGCTGGACACGCTCACGCCGCGTGAGGCGGAGGTGATCAATCTCTACTTCGGTCTGTCACACGAAAAGGCGCTGACCCTCGAGGAAATCGGGGTGCGCTTCAATCTCACCCGCGAGCGGGTGCGGCAGATCAAGGAGAAGGCGATTCGCCGTCTACGCCATGCCTCGCGCTGCAAGTCGCTGCGCGCGTATTTGGACTGA
- a CDS encoding FeoB small GTPase domain-containing protein has translation MKKSIGIQSLAMMDAQCSSCALNPLTDSGQLAREGSADATVVLAGNPNVGKTSVFNALTGLRQHTGNWPGKTVLQARGFYPHRDKRIEVVDLPGTYSLSARSPEEEVARDAICFGNPDVTVVVVDATALERNLNLVLQIAEVSDRIVVCVNLLDEARRKHVWVDLKELALELGLPVVGTVALARRGILELKDAIDQIVTGQMSPSPKKPVYSEDVEAAIVGIVPSIQEINHTSLPDRWIALRILEGDDSILGKLEQFYRRDDATMTERAMAS, from the coding sequence GTGAAAAAGTCAATCGGGATTCAAAGTCTGGCGATGATGGACGCACAGTGTTCCTCGTGCGCGCTCAATCCGTTGACCGACAGCGGCCAGTTGGCACGCGAGGGCAGCGCCGACGCGACCGTCGTCCTGGCGGGCAATCCCAACGTTGGAAAAACTTCGGTATTTAACGCGCTGACCGGGCTGAGGCAGCACACCGGCAACTGGCCGGGTAAGACAGTCCTGCAAGCGCGCGGATTCTATCCGCACCGGGACAAGCGCATTGAAGTCGTCGACTTGCCGGGGACATACTCACTGTCGGCACGCTCGCCCGAAGAGGAAGTCGCGCGCGATGCCATCTGTTTCGGCAATCCCGATGTCACGGTCGTCGTCGTCGATGCCACGGCATTGGAACGAAATCTGAATCTCGTGTTGCAGATCGCCGAGGTGAGCGACCGGATCGTGGTGTGTGTGAATCTGCTCGATGAGGCGCGTCGCAAGCATGTCTGGGTCGATTTGAAGGAATTGGCTTTGGAGTTGGGCCTGCCGGTTGTCGGAACGGTAGCGCTCGCGAGACGGGGCATCCTCGAGCTCAAGGACGCGATCGATCAAATCGTCACCGGACAGATGTCGCCGTCGCCGAAAAAGCCGGTGTACTCCGAGGATGTTGAGGCGGCGATCGTCGGAATTGTCCCCAGCATTCAGGAGATCAATCACACATCCCTGCCCGACCGTTGGATCGCGCTGCGCATACTCGAAGGCGACGACTCCATTCTGGGCAAACTCGAACAGTTCTATCGTCGCGATGACGCGACGATGACCGAACGGGCCATGGCATCATGA
- a CDS encoding FeoA family protein — MTLLDLSLGESSSVLKLDAEGADRRRLMDLGFIPGSRVEALRRSPLGDPVAYRIRGAVIALRRADAGRIHIDG; from the coding sequence ATGACATTGCTGGATTTAAGTCTGGGGGAGTCTTCATCGGTTCTGAAACTTGATGCGGAGGGCGCTGATCGGCGGCGCCTGATGGATTTGGGGTTCATTCCCGGTTCGCGCGTGGAAGCGCTGCGTCGCAGTCCTTTGGGTGATCCCGTCGCCTATCGCATTCGCGGCGCGGTGATTGCGTTGCGACGCGCCGATGCAGGGCGCATTCACATCGACGGTTGA
- a CDS encoding vanadium-dependent haloperoxidase — MAKRSLAVVLAGGLIVMAGVLGCSNSTEPGGSDETDAYSAEVATEWFVLVNTLIDNESFTPPRASRLLGYGGVALYEGVVSGMPEYQSLVGQLNDLDLLPKATDPPYHWPAVANAALATVFRGMFEGTTGATQDALDDLEADNTGQFEEDGVDDDVLARSIAYGQSIGLAVLEWSRRDGYATLHDCAGYAPSGELGKWEPTPPANAPALEPCWGDLRAFVLDNGGVCDPGPPPVFSTDPLSAFWIEAQEVFDVASNLTAEQLEIAQFWADGASTLTPPGHSISIATQVLEMEDASLALAAETYAKVGMAVADAFIGCWWSKFEYDLIRPISCIRDEIDPAWLSPIGTPPFPEYTSGHSTQGGAASEVLTDLFGDDYAFTDHTHDATSPSRSFDSFYEAADEAAISRLYGGIHFRTAIELGVEQGRCIGGHVNALHFAVEVPVAKRVIASNQ; from the coding sequence ATGGCGAAACGGAGTTTGGCAGTGGTCCTTGCCGGCGGCCTGATTGTCATGGCCGGCGTCCTTGGTTGCAGCAACTCAACTGAACCCGGCGGGTCCGACGAGACCGACGCATACTCGGCCGAAGTCGCCACCGAATGGTTTGTACTCGTGAATACTCTGATCGACAACGAGTCCTTCACACCGCCGCGCGCATCAAGGCTGCTCGGCTACGGTGGTGTTGCACTCTATGAGGGCGTCGTGTCGGGCATGCCCGAGTACCAGTCGCTGGTCGGGCAACTCAATGACCTCGACTTGCTGCCGAAGGCGACCGATCCGCCATATCATTGGCCCGCGGTTGCCAACGCTGCTTTGGCAACGGTGTTTCGCGGCATGTTCGAGGGAACCACCGGTGCGACCCAGGATGCCCTCGACGATCTTGAGGCGGACAATACAGGGCAGTTCGAGGAGGATGGCGTGGATGACGATGTGCTGGCGCGCTCGATCGCCTATGGGCAGTCAATCGGGCTGGCGGTTCTCGAGTGGTCGCGCAGGGATGGTTACGCGACTTTGCACGACTGCGCCGGCTATGCACCCAGTGGCGAACTCGGCAAGTGGGAGCCGACACCGCCCGCGAACGCTCCGGCACTGGAACCCTGTTGGGGAGATTTGCGCGCGTTTGTGCTCGATAATGGCGGCGTGTGCGATCCCGGCCCACCGCCCGTGTTCAGCACCGATCCGCTCTCAGCTTTCTGGATCGAAGCGCAGGAAGTCTTTGATGTGGCGAGCAATCTGACCGCAGAGCAACTGGAAATCGCTCAATTCTGGGCCGATGGCGCCAGTACACTCACCCCTCCGGGGCATTCTATATCGATCGCCACCCAGGTGCTGGAGATGGAAGATGCCTCGCTGGCGCTGGCGGCCGAGACCTATGCCAAAGTCGGCATGGCGGTCGCCGATGCCTTCATCGGCTGCTGGTGGTCGAAGTTTGAGTACGATCTGATTCGTCCAATCTCCTGCATCAGAGATGAGATCGATCCGGCGTGGCTCTCGCCGATCGGCACACCACCGTTCCCGGAATACACATCGGGACATTCCACTCAGGGAGGTGCCGCCTCAGAGGTGTTGACCGACTTGTTTGGCGACGACTACGCGTTCACCGATCACACGCACGACGCCACAAGCCCGTCGCGGTCGTTCGACTCGTTCTACGAAGCCGCCGACGAAGCTGCGATATCGCGTCTCTATGGCGGCATTCATTTCCGTACAGCCATCGAGCTGGGTGTCGAGCAAGGACGCTGCATCGGCGGACATGTCAACGCGCTGCATTTCGCCGTCGAAGTGCCAGTCGCAAAGCGGGTCATCGCATCCAATCAATAG
- a CDS encoding UDP-glucose/GDP-mannose dehydrogenase family protein: MGAGFVGLVTAAGLARLGHTVLCIDKNAARIASLRRGVVDFKERNLEALVRECAGRRRLSFDTELAPNVEGQSAIFVAVGTADVDYSRTDASAVFDVLHTLAEHLSTEQIVVIRSTVPVGTAKKARAHLARINDQLSGVAIVSSPEFLREGNAVYDFFYPDRIVLGGTQSACAFASELHADRLEPRVPTIITDNETAELVKYAANAFLATKLSFANELAALCESVGADVATVTHALGLDPRIGPGHLRPGPGFGGSCLPKDLDEYLALGRRENITLATAQGAQDTNAAQIDRIVEKVTNLIGELIGRRIAVLGLAYKAQTDDLRASPALALINKLTDAGADVHAFDPAIDVSAKLPLNRLTVHAAAADALACADAVVIMTEWPEFAQLDWPALRDRMASPNIVDARNLLDAGVMRELGFAYVGIGRPRGRDLGHGLPVARR, translated from the coding sequence GTGGGGGCCGGGTTCGTGGGGCTGGTCACCGCCGCCGGGCTGGCGCGGCTCGGTCACACGGTGCTGTGTATCGATAAGAATGCCGCGCGGATCGCCTCGCTGCGACGTGGGGTAGTCGATTTCAAGGAACGCAACCTCGAAGCACTTGTCAGAGAGTGTGCCGGGCGGCGGCGGCTGTCATTCGACACGGAGCTGGCGCCGAATGTTGAAGGGCAAAGCGCGATCTTCGTCGCGGTCGGCACAGCCGATGTCGACTACAGCCGCACCGATGCGAGCGCGGTCTTCGACGTTCTCCACACACTGGCCGAGCACCTGTCAACTGAGCAGATCGTCGTGATCCGCAGCACGGTGCCTGTCGGGACAGCGAAGAAGGCACGCGCACATCTCGCGCGAATCAACGATCAACTGAGCGGTGTCGCGATCGTAAGCAGTCCGGAATTCCTGCGCGAGGGCAACGCGGTCTACGACTTCTTCTATCCCGATCGCATTGTCCTCGGTGGAACCCAGTCGGCGTGTGCATTCGCGAGTGAACTGCACGCCGACCGTTTGGAGCCTCGAGTGCCAACGATCATCACCGACAACGAAACGGCTGAATTGGTGAAGTATGCCGCCAATGCGTTCCTGGCGACCAAGCTCTCATTCGCCAACGAACTCGCGGCTCTCTGCGAATCGGTCGGCGCCGATGTGGCCACTGTGACCCACGCGCTCGGCCTCGATCCCCGGATCGGCCCGGGTCACCTGCGGCCGGGACCTGGTTTCGGCGGCTCGTGTTTACCTAAAGACCTTGATGAGTACCTGGCGCTGGGACGGCGCGAGAATATCACGCTGGCAACAGCGCAGGGCGCGCAGGACACCAACGCGGCGCAGATCGACCGCATTGTCGAGAAAGTCACTAACCTGATCGGTGAACTGATCGGGCGACGGATCGCGGTGCTGGGCCTGGCCTATAAGGCACAAACCGACGATCTGCGCGCATCACCGGCGCTCGCGTTGATCAACAAACTCACTGATGCCGGAGCCGATGTGCATGCTTTTGATCCGGCGATCGATGTCTCCGCCAAACTCCCGCTCAACCGGTTGACCGTTCACGCCGCCGCAGCCGATGCGCTCGCCTGCGCCGACGCCGTCGTGATCATGACCGAGTGGCCCGAATTTGCTCAACTCGACTGGCCCGCGCTGCGCGACCGCATGGCCTCGCCAAATATCGTCGATGCACGTAACCTGCTTGATGCGGGAGTGATGCGCGAGCTTGGATTCGCGTACGTCGGTATCGGTCGGCCGCGCGGCCGTGACCTTGGTCACGGTTTACCTGTTGCGCGCCGATAA
- a CDS encoding nucleoside recognition domain-containing protein — translation MTHAPYQDRFTVLREVAKRQKSRGMVDRIVQRLYGRAEEISAHTVSVQPGGIAWRWDDWADRIVTSRVWGVASMIAILGAILWVTIAGANVPSALLADGLFWIEAQLMVLFESLGSPAWLHGFLVLGVYRGLAWVIAVMLPPMAIFFPLFTFLEDLGYLPRVAFNLDRLFQRAGGHGKQALTMAMGFGCNAAGIVATRIIESPRERMLAILTNNFMPCNGRWPTLITMATLFIGGAVIVGQTTVAAAALVALVLIGVFMTLGVSWALTKTMLRGLPSAFTLELPPYRRPQLGRIFVRAFIDRTLKVLWRAIIVAAPAGGITWILGNVFVGDKALLYHASGALDGFGHALGLDGIILMAFILGLPANEIVMPIMIMGYLGSGAMLELDSLSQLKTLLVDQNGWTWLTAVCVMLFSLLHYPCGTTIYTIYKETLSVKWSTLSAIIPLAIAIAVCFAVAQLVRALGLV, via the coding sequence ATGACGCACGCACCGTACCAGGACCGATTCACCGTATTGCGCGAGGTCGCCAAGCGGCAGAAAAGTCGCGGAATGGTCGATCGGATCGTGCAGCGCCTCTACGGACGCGCCGAAGAAATCAGCGCGCATACGGTAAGTGTCCAGCCCGGCGGCATCGCCTGGCGTTGGGACGACTGGGCCGACCGCATCGTGACCAGCCGTGTGTGGGGCGTGGCATCGATGATCGCCATCCTCGGCGCGATCTTGTGGGTGACCATTGCCGGCGCCAATGTTCCCTCGGCGCTGTTGGCCGACGGGCTCTTCTGGATCGAAGCGCAACTGATGGTGCTGTTTGAGTCGCTGGGTTCACCGGCATGGCTGCATGGGTTTCTCGTGTTGGGTGTATATCGCGGCCTGGCGTGGGTGATTGCGGTGATGCTCCCGCCCATGGCGATCTTCTTCCCGCTGTTCACGTTTCTGGAAGACTTGGGGTATCTGCCGCGCGTCGCGTTCAATCTGGATCGCCTCTTTCAGCGCGCCGGCGGACACGGCAAGCAGGCATTGACCATGGCGATGGGCTTTGGCTGCAACGCCGCCGGGATTGTCGCCACGCGCATCATCGAATCGCCACGTGAACGGATGCTGGCCATCCTGACCAACAACTTTATGCCGTGCAATGGACGTTGGCCGACACTCATCACGATGGCGACGTTGTTCATCGGCGGCGCGGTCATCGTGGGACAGACCACGGTCGCGGCAGCGGCACTCGTCGCGCTGGTGTTGATCGGCGTGTTCATGACACTGGGTGTGTCATGGGCGCTGACCAAAACCATGCTGCGCGGGCTGCCATCGGCGTTTACGCTGGAGCTGCCGCCGTATCGTCGTCCGCAACTCGGACGCATCTTCGTGCGCGCATTCATCGATCGCACCTTGAAAGTCTTGTGGCGCGCGATCATCGTTGCGGCACCGGCGGGCGGAATCACATGGATTCTCGGCAACGTGTTCGTGGGCGATAAGGCGCTGCTGTATCACGCCTCCGGCGCACTCGATGGCTTTGGCCACGCACTCGGATTAGACGGCATCATCCTGATGGCGTTCATCCTCGGACTGCCCGCCAACGAGATAGTCATGCCCATCATGATCATGGGCTACCTCGGCAGCGGCGCGATGCTGGAACTCGATTCGCTGTCGCAGCTCAAAACGCTGTTGGTGGATCAAAACGGCTGGACATGGCTGACCGCAGTGTGCGTCATGCTCTTTTCGCTATTGCACTATCCCTGCGGCACGACGATCTACACGATCTACAAAGAGACGCTTTCCGTGAAGTGGTCGACACTCTCCGCGATCATCCCGCTGGCGATCGCCATTGCAGTTTGCTTCGCAGTAGCGCAGTTGGTACGGGCGCTGGGGCTGGTTTAG
- a CDS encoding metal-dependent transcriptional regulator yields MDLTAIQEDYLEAIYHLEKPDNGGVRTTDLAERLQCRLPTVTRTVRRMAMMGLVSHEARGLIHLTRSGARTAASIAHRHSDIVSFLTQILGLDKEQADSDACQMEHGLSPLAAERLHEFLEYIDQLSADQRRVFTLFGQQASARVREFSYLPDGKTVGWRS; encoded by the coding sequence GTGGACTTGACGGCGATACAGGAAGACTACCTCGAGGCAATCTATCATCTGGAGAAACCCGACAACGGCGGAGTGCGCACAACGGATTTGGCGGAACGCCTGCAATGTCGTCTGCCGACGGTCACCCGCACGGTTCGACGCATGGCGATGATGGGTTTGGTGAGCCATGAGGCCCGGGGGCTGATCCATCTGACCCGGAGCGGCGCACGCACGGCCGCCAGCATTGCCCATCGGCACTCCGACATTGTCTCGTTTCTGACGCAGATTTTGGGGTTGGACAAAGAGCAGGCCGATAGCGACGCCTGTCAGATGGAGCATGGACTTTCGCCGCTGGCTGCGGAACGTCTGCACGAATTCCTTGAGTACATCGATCAACTCAGCGCGGACCAGCGGCGGGTCTTCACATTGTTCGGACAACAGGCATCCGCAAGAGTCAGAGAGTTTTCATATTTGCCCGACGGAAAGACAGTCGGCTGGCGCAGTTAA